GCTTGTTCCTTTTGGAGCGCTTGATTGGATTGAAACATATTTTaccagtttattttatttaaacatagtCTTTGGACTTCAGCTCTCGCttcttagttatttttttgggtacgATTGAACAAATCTTCCCAAAACTAAACTAATCCTAACACCGAGGGTTGCCCATACAGTAAAAGTTTCCGATCTGGCtcgattttttgtacttaaggaaaacaattacatttccgaaattgggatttttaattttttacttaatttcggatttttattttttattttctagaattttttaaattttttcataattttttttagaattttcttgatttttcgatataatttttttttttagaattaaattagacaACTTCTTTTCCCGACGGCTGAAAACCTTCaaaccttttttaaaatgttaagcttaattttgtctaatttttattaaatttattaattttttattgagttttttgcattttaaaatttgaacatAACATGAACTTAACAGAGTGCTGTTAAAATTAGTTGGTTTTATGTTACCAGAATTTCATTAACATTATGTTATCCAAGGCAGTCGATTTCGTGTCATTTGGTCACACCTggctcaaataaataatagaggTGGAGGGAGTTTGCTTCCATCGATGTTTTCGATGTTTTTGCATCAGAACTTTGATGCTTACCGATGTTTTTCGTAAAAATGCTTTATTTAATGCAGTGGTGACCAAAACGTTATTTTGCTGTGAAAAAGTATTCTATAGTGTACGTGAATGAAAAACtccacataaaaaaaaaccagtacCAGTACATCGATGCATAGATGTTTTCATCGGTGTTTCTCCACCTCTAATAAATACTAAACCGCGTAACTTTGCGAGCCTCAAATTATTTATCGACACTgtacttaattttttgaatgtaataaaaaaaaatacataaattgtttCGTAGGATATAATGAGTACAACATTTAATTAGTGTTAGCACAAACTTGGATGCCAGTCGACAAACAAAAAGTACAGTGTGACCAACATTGGTTTACTGCGCTGCGTCGCATTTTAATATTCGCGCCgataaaaatatagataaaaatattatttgcacaattattaaaattaaggtAAAGAAATGGAGCCGTCGCAACTTGTCTCAGTAGTTTGTTTAACCGAGTTTTTGTTGCAGCTGGCAAATGATGGAGCGAGAGGCAAACGGTGTGATCCTTAATCGCTTTGTCGCTAATTGTCGCGCATTGCGAATCGACACAGAAATCAAGCAAAATGCGATCAAAACATTCCATAGTTTGAATGTAGATGGAGTGCTATCCAATGATGCGGACGACTGGCTGTGCTGCGCGGTGTACAGTGAACTCCAGAAGAACAAAATGAAGGACATGCGACAAGACGAAGAGCATTCCAAAACCAAAGACTTGGAATCGTGGGACAAGAAGGCACGCTTCCACAGCTGGAACATTTCGGTGACAGAGGTGCTGCGCATCTTTAAGATCAACATTAAGAAATTCTTGAAACGAATGGAGCATTGGAATTGGATGGCACAGAATCCAGATGTTTTCCAACAGGAGATATGTGACCTGGATCGTCGTTTGGGAATTACATTGCTCCTTGCGCATCACTACAAGCGCATCTTTAACCAGCTGTATGTGTTGCCAGTGTCCAAAGAGAGTCAATCGCATTACCACATGATCTATGAATTTGGCTGGCTGCTATTCCTAGTGATCCGCAACGAGCTGCCCAACTTTGCTACTACCAACATCATCAATGGTTGTCAGGTGCTCATCTGTGCCATCGAATTGGTTTTCCTAAATGCGCTTGAGGTTCACAAATCGCATATAATCAACACAGACTTTAAGGGTGTGCCCCCCAAGTGGTGTACCAGTCACTTTGACACTAACCGATTGGACAAGTACAGTGCCATTGAAGCTATATGCCAACTTATACCAGAGCTACCGGAAAAAGGTGTTTGCATTATGAAGAGTTCCTTCTTCCACGAGGCTGTGATGGGATTGTTTATGGATCAGCGTCTGCTGGGCAACGATCGCGTCAAGCGCGAATTGATTAAAGATGGCATTCTAGAGGTGAACTTGACTTCTCTAAATCGCTGCTACGCTATTCATGTCTCCGACATTAGTGAAATGGACGAGCGTGTTCTATTGAAGTACGATGCTCAGTCTCCGACAAATAAAGCAAGAGATACAAAGTTGTCAAATGGAAAGGAAGAcactgcatttgcatttgcagatCAGCTGGTGGACGACACACAACGCGACAATCTGCGGCAGCTGGTGTGGCAAGAATTGCCCAAATCTCTACCAGTCTATATTAGCAATGTCCTCGGAAAAAGCGATTCCAGTTTGCTGCAAAACTCTTTGCGCGACATGTGCCTCAAGTTTGAGGTTGCTGCGAATCTGAACCAGGATGCAGCTGAGTGCCGCTTTAAGCTGGTTAGTGGCTTGTATTACATGCTGCTGGACAAGATTACGGAGGCCGAGCTGCGTCGCAGGCCAACAATCAAACTGGGACAGATGCTGATGCAGCTGCAGAGCACCTTTAATGCCACCCTCATTGCCTGCTGCTTGCAACTGGTGTTGCACATCTTTGAGACGCAGGAGACGTCGCTGCAGTTTCCTTGGCTGCTCGACTGCTTTGACATCGATGCCTTCGAGTTTCAGAAGATACTCGAGCTGGTTGTGCGTCATGAAAGCGGCTTGCTTACACGTGACCTCATCAAACATTTGCGGGAAGTGGAGGCCCAATGCATCACCTCGCTAATCTGGCGCAAGAACTCACAGTTGTGGCGTATATATGCCGGAGCAGGTCTGCCCACCTACCAGAGCGTACAGTCGAGCTCGGGTCAGGAGAATTCCAAGGTGACTCAAGGCTCAATCGTTATTTGCCTGCGCAAGTTTTATCACCTGGCCAACCAGCGACTAAGCTACCTCTGTAAGGGATTATCGCTGCTCGCCAGATACACGCAAATCTGGCACATTGTGGAGCACTCCATTGTAGTGCTCGGCACCGAACTGCTGCAGCAACGTCATCTGGACCAGCTGCTCATGTGTGCTGTGTATCTTTGTGCGCGCACGGCGCGACTGCGCATCAGTTTTAGTGACATCATTCAGCAGTACCGTCGTCAGCCACTTGCCCGGAGTGACATCTATCGCGCCGTACACCTGACGGACGGCCAAGCAGCCACAGACATCATCAGCTTTTATAATCAAGTGTATGTTAAACGTATGGCCGACTACGCGCGAGAACTGCAATGTGAGCAGTTCTCGGATTCGAATTCGGATTCGATTCCAACTTCATCTGTCATTCGACCACTGCAGAATATCAGCAACAAAATGTGTCTCAAGAGCAACGGCCATAAAACCAACGTCTTTGTCTCTCCGGAGGCCATGCCTCCCATATGCATGTACAACAGATGCAAGGCCAAAATCATCACTCAGTTGGCGACTCCGGTGAATCTGAAACGCGCTCACTCCACTAACGAGCTGGGTGAACCCACATCCACTAAGCGTCCCAATATACTTTCCCGTCGCACTACCTTTCAATAATTCGTGGATGTGGCATGAAGAACCTAGAACTATAATGTGGCATTGTTGTCTGAATAGATCTCCGCAGTTATGATAACATTTTCGTAGTGTATAGATTATGCTACTTATAATTGtacattacaaatttattatttgcatgaatatatttcatatttaatttgaagatAAAAGGGGATTAGTTTCTGGTcccaaaataaaactaaagcaCATCCTCCACATTTTGAAGAAAATAGATATCCTTGCAGAACATTGTAGTTTAGACAAATTCCAAAACAactgctcttataatttgcaaaaaaataatgaaaacttgacttacacttaaataaaacattgatattttcatacatatgaatagactttattttaatgcgGGTTTTGGGTTTGAAACTTGGTtcaaaattgtgtaaatattgAAAG
The genomic region above belongs to Drosophila innubila isolate TH190305 chromosome 3R unlocalized genomic scaffold, UK_Dinn_1.0 2_E_3R, whole genome shotgun sequence and contains:
- the LOC117789968 gene encoding retinoblastoma family protein, with the protein product MMEREANGVILNRFVANCRALRIDTEIKQNAIKTFHSLNVDGVLSNDADDWLCCAVYSELQKNKMKDMRQDEEHSKTKDLESWDKKARFHSWNISVTEVLRIFKINIKKFLKRMEHWNWMAQNPDVFQQEICDLDRRLGITLLLAHHYKRIFNQLYVLPVSKESQSHYHMIYEFGWLLFLVIRNELPNFATTNIINGCQVLICAIELVFLNALEVHKSHIINTDFKGVPPKWCTSHFDTNRLDKYSAIEAICQLIPELPEKGVCIMKSSFFHEAVMGLFMDQRLLGNDRVKRELIKDGILEVNLTSLNRCYAIHVSDISEMDERVLLKYDAQSPTNKARDTKLSNGKEDTAFAFADQLVDDTQRDNLRQLVWQELPKSLPVYISNVLGKSDSSLLQNSLRDMCLKFEVAANLNQDAAECRFKLVSGLYYMLLDKITEAELRRRPTIKLGQMLMQLQSTFNATLIACCLQLVLHIFETQETSLQFPWLLDCFDIDAFEFQKILELVVRHESGLLTRDLIKHLREVEAQCITSLIWRKNSQLWRIYAGAGLPTYQSVQSSSGQENSKVTQGSIVICLRKFYHLANQRLSYLCKGLSLLARYTQIWHIVEHSIVVLGTELLQQRHLDQLLMCAVYLCARTARLRISFSDIIQQYRRQPLARSDIYRAVHLTDGQAATDIISFYNQVYVKRMADYARELQCEQFSDSNSDSIPTSSVIRPLQNISNKMCLKSNGHKTNVFVSPEAMPPICMYNRCKAKIITQLATPVNLKRAHSTNELGEPTSTKRPNILSRRTTFQ